AGGTTGGTTTCATGGAAGTTGCACCTGAGAACTGGATCGATGTGGGTGGCCGCTTTGGGCGTACAGTGCGGGCCATCACCGAAAGAACACCCTTTGTATGTCATGGCCTGTCGCTTAACTTGGGCGGCCCTGCACCGCTCGATGAAGCGTTTCTCCAGCGCGTCAAGCAATTTCTGACTGAGCATAAGATTCGCTGTTACAGTGAACACCTGAGTTACTGTGCAGACGATGGCCACCTTTATGATCTATTGCCCATTCCCTTTACCGAAGACGCGGTGTATTACGTAGCGGCACGGATCAGACGGACACAGGAGATCCTGGATAGGCGCATTGCGATCGAAAATGTCTCTTACTACGGCGCCCCGGGACAAGAGATGCAAGAAATCGATTTTATCAATGCGGTCCTTACAGAGGCCGATTGTGATCTGTTGCTGGACATCAACAATATCTATGTCAATAGCATCAATCATCGGTACGATCCGGAAACTTTTTTAAAGGCGCTCCCGGGTGAGCGGATCGCCTATGCGCACGTCGCCGGCCACTATGTCGAGGCCGAGGACCTCAGGGTTGATACCCACGGAGCGGATGTCATTGACCCGGTATGGCGTCTGCTGGAGACGGCGTACCGGCATTTTGGCGTATTCCCAACGCTCCTGGAGCGCGATTTCAATATTCCGCCGGCAGAAGTTCTGCTCTCTGAGGTTGACATCATTGTCGGCTTACAGCGGAAATGCAGTGCTTCGGCTCCCCAAAACATTGTTCAGCATGGATAAGCGGCCTTCATTCACCGAGATCCAATACGCGTTTACGCGTCATATTCGCGATCCCGAAAATCAGCCTGCACCTGCCGACGT
This genomic interval from Gammaproteobacteria bacterium contains the following:
- a CDS encoding DUF692 domain-containing protein — protein: MKQHEFPVQGAGIGLRRALMGPFADQTPSQVGFMEVAPENWIDVGGRFGRTVRAITERTPFVCHGLSLNLGGPAPLDEAFLQRVKQFLTEHKIRCYSEHLSYCADDGHLYDLLPIPFTEDAVYYVAARIRRTQEILDRRIAIENVSYYGAPGQEMQEIDFINAVLTEADCDLLLDINNIYVNSINHRYDPETFLKALPGERIAYAHVAGHYVEAEDLRVDTHGADVIDPVWRLLETAYRHFGVFPTLLERDFNIPPAEVLLSEVDIIVGLQRKCSASAPQNIVQHG